The window GGGCATCGCTGTAAACAGTGAGTTCTAAATTGGCGAGAAATAAGTCTGCATGATCAGGATTATCCTCAATCAGGAGTATTTTGAGCTCCTTTTTAGCTATCATTTTCCTTTGTATTTTGTGTCAGTTGATGCTGGTTCAATTCCCAATAGCGCAATATCCCGCTGATGACCTCACCGTATTGATCTGCTTCCATTGGTTTAACAATATAACTATTTGCGCAATTTCTCAAAGCACGACTGACATCTTTTTCCGAATTGGAGGTGGAAAAGATAACCACCGGAATTGGGGATAAACGGTCACTGCCCTTAATTTGGGTCAGGATCTCGTGCCCATCATACTTGGGCAGCTTCAAATCCAGGAGTACTAACCAGGGGAGTGAGAGTTCTGAGCTGTTCTCCAGCTTTTCAAAGTAGGCCAGCGCTTCAGCGCCGTCACACAGACGCTCAATCCGAAATCGTTCACTGTAGTCGCTTATATAAAACTCGGCAAGTTCAGTATGATCATCACTATCCTCGATAATAAGCAGTAGCAGCTCATTTGTTGACTCACTCATTCATGCCTCCCTGTTTATCGAATTGATACTTGGGAAAGCTGAGACGAAATACAGCGCCTTCCCCTGTTCTTCCGGTTCTTGGATCTACCTCAACATCTCCTCGATGGAATTTCATTATCTTCTTGACCACAGCCAACCCGACGCCCGTCCCCTCTTCGTTTGCATCAAGACGGTAAAAAAGTCCGAATACTTTTTGATGATACTCAGGGAGAATCCCAGGCCCATTATCTTTGCAGAAAATGTACCACCATTCATCGCCTTCTCGGGCATAGATTTCTAACTTCCCTCCTTCCTTATTATGCACGTATTTCAAGGCATTGGAAAGAATATTTTCAAAGACCTGTAATACTCTGCTTTCGTTTCCATAAATTTCCGGCAACCCAGAGGCAATTTCAACTGAAAAATCAGAACCTCGCAATCGTATACTTTGGCTATCGATAAATTCTTTGAGCAATACATTAAGATCAATATTCTTTTTATCCAAATTCATCCTACCTACGCGACTCAGCTCCAAGAGGTCCCTGATGAGCTGACTCATCCGCTCATTGGCCTTGGCAACTCTGTCAAGCTTGGCCACAGCCTGCTCATATTTCCCCTGTCCTGCAAGCTTGCGAATAATGCTGATAAAGCCCATACTGGTAACAATAGGAGATTTCAGATCGTGGGAGACGGTATAAACAAACTGCTCCAATTCCTCATTGGATCTTCGGAGGTCCGTTCTGCTCTCCTCAAGCGCACGATTCCTTTCCTTAAAGCTCTCAGCGGCCAAGGTCAACTCGCCGAGTTCGTCCTTCAGCGTATATTTGGGAATTTCTGCCTCAGAAGATCCCGTGGCAAGTTTCCTGAAAGTATGGTTCAGACGGTTCAGTGGAACAGTGATGCTCCGGCTGATAAAAAAGGAAAAAAAGCCGATAAAAAGAAGCAGAGTTATTGCAGCAAGTAACAGACTTCGGGAGAGCAGAGTAATATTCCCAAGCATCTGTCCCTGTATCAGCTCTGATCTCTCTGTAATTATAGAGGAGAGCTGTTTAGCCTGATAGATTGCCTCATAGGCCTGAGCCGCCATCACCACATTAACCAGATAAAGATAGCCACGAGTTCGTTGCACAGCCTCAAGAAAGCTGCTCTGGTAGCGCTCAAGTACCACTGATATTTGTTCTAACTGCGCAAGGTCGTCTTGAGGTTGTTGCATCAGCACCTGGAGGGCATTGCCGGTTTCACTAATGCTCTTCAAAGCAGCATCAACAAAGCGACTGTCCAAGGAATCAAAATATCGATACGCATTTTTCTCAATCTGCAAAAGGAAATGCAACATGCGGTAATACTCCAAAATCCTCTCGATATTGCCTTCTTCTCCCTGGAAGGCAACAATCTCCTCTTCGATCAGCTGCTGGGCTTTTGTCGCATGACGCCGAAATTCATTCCGAACCAGACGCTGTTGAATTTCACGCTGATTCCGCATTTCCTGGAAGGTCGTATAGTAGGTATACAGATTTTTTTTCGTAATCTGAAAATACTTTCCTGTATCAAGCTGTTCCACGTCATGAAACTGTTCAACCCCCTCTATCATCTCCACATATATCTCACCAACCCGCTCTCCGGCAGAAGTCTGTCCTGTAGAAATGTACGAGAGCGCTTGCCGTTGCATCTCGGACATCTGGTTGGCAAAGATCATAATCCTTTCAACATACCGACTAAAAACGACAACCGAGCGGAAATCATTAGCCAAGGTCCGTAAAGAGCCGTAGGAAAGAAGGGCAATGATAAGAGCAACTGCTCCGGTAACAAGATATCCCGAATAAATCCTTTTCTTCAGGGGGATGCTCCGAATAAGTAAAGAGATCATAGCAAAACCTCAGGCTAAGACGAACTCACTCCATTTAGGCAAGGTATACTCATAGGTATCCATTACCGTATTCCAGACAGCAATATTTTCAAAACGCTGAATATAGGAACCTCCGGTACGTACTGAGCCCGGCTGCACAGACACCCGACCGTCAGTTCCGGTCAGTGGCTCGGCAGCTGGTTTCCCGTCGTACCAGTAATCCCATTCCGCCTCAGACATAAAGGGACGGGAGCGCTGCGGATTGGATATATAATATCCCTGCCTGGCAATGAATGCCCCAGGCCATCCAGAAAGCCACCAGTTCATAAAGGAATAGGCTGCTTCAAGCTGTTCACCCTTACACGAACGGGAAAGGCACATAACCCCATGCCAGGCTCTATAGCCTTCCTTGGGTGCTGCATAAATGCAGGGGATCCCCATGCCGTTCAGAGTACTCACCCCTGGCGAAAACATACTCTGTAAAACAACCTCCCCTGACGCCATCAAGTCCACAGATTGTGGAACAGAGGCCCAAACTCCGCGAAAATGCCCCTGCCGCTTCAAGGCGATGACGATATTAAACAGTTGATCAACCTCTTCCCGTGTCATATTGCCCAGATCCTGGAAATTCATCCTTCCCTGCGCCTGCACAGCCAGCGCAAGATCAAAAAGGCCGATTGTCGGCGCATTGATCACAGCTACCTTGCCATGAAAACGCCTATCCAGGAGCCAGCCCCAACTCTCCGTTGTATAGGGTACACCCTGCTCTACCACTTGAGAATTATAGCCAAAGGAGTCCGTATTATGGACATAGGGAAGAAAACTAATTTCTCCAGTTGGGTTCGAACCAAGTTTTTGGTCAGGTTGCACATAAAGCAGTTTATACGGCGCATCGCCAAGGCCTAATTTTGCCTTCTCGGTAATGCGCCCTGTCTTGGTCAGGCTATTAATTTCATCCCAATAGGTCAAGCGCTGAATATCAATAGCCTGGATGGTTCCTGCCTGCCAGAGTACCTTAATACTGTTTGACCACTGTTCATACAGATCAAAGGAATCGGGATCAGTACTTGCCTTCAACAAGACCTCAGCACTGCCGCCTGGGTAAAACTCAATATTAATTCCCAGAACTTTTTCAGCCTGGAGGCGAATCTTTTCCTGAAGGGTTACATGGGTTCCCACAATCCGCAGTGTAGGTTTCCTTCTCTGGGCCGAAAGAATTGTGGGAAATGCTGTAGATGCAAGCGCTGCAGCGCTAACCTTGGCACTTTTTTTGAGGAAAGAGCGACGGTTCATAACTCTCTGAGGGAAAAAGGGATGTGCTATTCACACGATGGGGTCGTACTCTCATATCATGAAAGAACATGCATAAGCACAACAAAGACAAAGAAAATGCAATGTATCTCACTTAAATAATTACTCGGTATTCAGGTGAGATGCAAATACAATTATGTTTTCCTGGTTCTCTCCAGGTGTTTTCCTTGCAGAGATAATCGGAGGAACAGGAGGAGATATGAGGGCGGGAATAAACCCATTTGTTTTCCCGCGCATTTCATTTCAGAAGTCATATACGGAGGTCAATGAAGTTTGAGAAGTGAAGCGAAGGGCAAAAAAAAACCCTCTGCAGGAGATGACTCCTACAGAGGGTTTTCAATAAAAAATTGGCGGCGACCTACTCTCCCACATAGTCTCCCATGCAGTACCATCGGCGCTGAAGAGCTTAACTTCTGTGTTCGGAATGGGAACAGGTGGATCCTCTTCGCTATGACCGCCTCAAAGCGTATATTAGAATTAAATAGCAGGGTATTTGTAACTTTGTTCAAAAAGAGTATGGTTAAGCCGCACGGCTTATTAGTATCGGTTAGCTCCATGTGTTGCCACACTTCCACGCCCGACCTATCAACGTTGTAGTCTACAACGAGCCTTTAGGTATCTTATGATACGGGATATCTTATCTTGGAGTGGGCTTCCCGCTTAGATGCTTTCAGCGGTTATCCCTTCCGAACTTAGCTACTCAGCAATGCCCCTGGCGGAACAACTGATACACCATCGGTTCGTCCATCCCGGTCCTCTCGTACTAGGGAAAGATCTCCTCAAATATCCTGCGCCCGCAACAGATAAGGACCAAACTGTCTCACGACGTTTTAAACCCAGCTCACGTACCACTTTAATCGGCGAACAGCCGAACCCTTGGGACCTGCTCCAGCCCCAGGATGTGATGAGCCGACATCGAGGTGCCAAACCTCCCCGTCGATGTGGACTCTTGGGGAGATAAGCCTGTTATCCCCGGAGTACCTTTTATCCGTTGAGCGACGACCCTTCCATGCGGAATCGCCGGATCACTAAGACCTACTTTCGTACCTGCTCGAGATGTCTCTCTCGCAGTCAAGCTCCCTTGTGCCTTTACACTCTGCGACCGGTTTCCAATCGGTCTGAGGGAACCATCGCGCGCCTCCG is drawn from Candidatus Electrothrix aestuarii and contains these coding sequences:
- a CDS encoding response regulator, with translation MSESTNELLLLIIEDSDDHTELAEFYISDYSERFRIERLCDGAEALAYFEKLENSSELSLPWLVLLDLKLPKYDGHEILTQIKGSDRLSPIPVVIFSTSNSEKDVSRALRNCANSYIVKPMEADQYGEVISGILRYWELNQHQLTQNTKENDS
- a CDS encoding HAMP domain-containing sensor histidine kinase, which translates into the protein MISLLIRSIPLKKRIYSGYLVTGAVALIIALLSYGSLRTLANDFRSVVVFSRYVERIMIFANQMSEMQRQALSYISTGQTSAGERVGEIYVEMIEGVEQFHDVEQLDTGKYFQITKKNLYTYYTTFQEMRNQREIQQRLVRNEFRRHATKAQQLIEEEIVAFQGEEGNIERILEYYRMLHFLLQIEKNAYRYFDSLDSRFVDAALKSISETGNALQVLMQQPQDDLAQLEQISVVLERYQSSFLEAVQRTRGYLYLVNVVMAAQAYEAIYQAKQLSSIITERSELIQGQMLGNITLLSRSLLLAAITLLLFIGFFSFFISRSITVPLNRLNHTFRKLATGSSEAEIPKYTLKDELGELTLAAESFKERNRALEESRTDLRRSNEELEQFVYTVSHDLKSPIVTSMGFISIIRKLAGQGKYEQAVAKLDRVAKANERMSQLIRDLLELSRVGRMNLDKKNIDLNVLLKEFIDSQSIRLRGSDFSVEIASGLPEIYGNESRVLQVFENILSNALKYVHNKEGGKLEIYAREGDEWWYIFCKDNGPGILPEYHQKVFGLFYRLDANEEGTGVGLAVVKKIMKFHRGDVEVDPRTGRTGEGAVFRLSFPKYQFDKQGGMNE
- a CDS encoding extracellular solute-binding protein: MNRRSFLKKSAKVSAAALASTAFPTILSAQRRKPTLRIVGTHVTLQEKIRLQAEKVLGINIEFYPGGSAEVLLKASTDPDSFDLYEQWSNSIKVLWQAGTIQAIDIQRLTYWDEINSLTKTGRITEKAKLGLGDAPYKLLYVQPDQKLGSNPTGEISFLPYVHNTDSFGYNSQVVEQGVPYTTESWGWLLDRRFHGKVAVINAPTIGLFDLALAVQAQGRMNFQDLGNMTREEVDQLFNIVIALKRQGHFRGVWASVPQSVDLMASGEVVLQSMFSPGVSTLNGMGIPCIYAAPKEGYRAWHGVMCLSRSCKGEQLEAAYSFMNWWLSGWPGAFIARQGYYISNPQRSRPFMSEAEWDYWYDGKPAAEPLTGTDGRVSVQPGSVRTGGSYIQRFENIAVWNTVMDTYEYTLPKWSEFVLA